Genomic segment of Euleptes europaea isolate rEulEur1 chromosome 21, rEulEur1.hap1, whole genome shotgun sequence:
GCTCCGGCCCCTGATcggttttggttgctcttttctgcaccttcgcaagctctgcaatatcctttcttaggtgtggtgaccagaactggacacaatCCTTTGCACCTGcacttgaaaggaccaggcaatggttgatgcgaaagacctcattgacggtttgagtagacaatactgcccttgatggaccaacagactatttaccgtatttttcgctccgtaagacgcacttttttcctcctcaaaagtgaggggaaatgtctgtgcgtcttatggagtgaatgccggctgggtgcgtgcgcgtcgggacagcgcgagccggTGTTctccaccccgacggccagctgggaggcgggctgggctgcacagagctggctgggcacatGCAtgtcgggacggcgtgagccggcgttccccgccccgatggccagctgggaggagggcggggccgcacagagccggctgggcgcatgtgcgtcgggacggcgcgagccggcgcacacgcccagctggctctgtgcagccccacccgcctcccagctggccgtcggggcggggaatgccagcTCGAGCCGTCTcaacgcgcacacgcccagccggcattcactccataagacaagttggtgcgtcttatggtcaggtgcgtcccatggagcgaaaaatacggtaagtataaggcagctacccGTGTTCAGGAAAGTCCATTTGGGGCCCTTTTCCagatcacctagggttgccatttccagatcacctagggttgccatttccgagttgggaaatacctggagatttgggggggtggagcctgaggagggcggggtttggggaagggagcaatttcaatgcggtataatgccacagagtccactttccaaagcggcccttttctccaggggaactgacctctgtcgcctggagatcggttgtaatggcgggagatctccagccgccacctggaggttggtggccCCAGGATCACCCCTTAGAGCAGACCAAGAAACGGCCTTCAAAAAATACTCATCATATATTAAAatcgccactgtgtgaacagactgctggacttgatggaccttggtctgatccagcatggccgttcttatgttcttatgaagcattTGCAGGTCCATTCTATTTATTTCTAGGCCCCTTGTGTgacaaataagtaaaataaacctCTAAAAACTTTGCTcttccacaatataactatggGTTATATATTCAGAGAGGCTTCCTTAGAAGAGCGTTTTGGTTTTTGCGTGGGTGGCGGACGGTTTCGCTCCGTTCCCGTTCTACCGGACCCAAATCCTGCTCCGACTGCCTGGGCtgggcaaaaaaaccccccaaaggcTTTGGGCGGCTCTCTTTGTACCGATAAACTCAGCCGGTAGGATTTAAAACGAAAGCGATCCGAGCGGCAGAGGAGGGAACGAAACGTGCGCCTGAAGGCCTTCGGAGAGGCCAAACTAATGATATCTATCGGCGATGCAGCTTCTCCGGCTGGACTTAggttactacctggagatctcctgttattacaactgatctccagcggatagagatcagttcccctggagaaaagggccactttggccattggactccatagcattgacgtccctcccctccccaaacctcctcaggctgcgcccccaaaacctcccaccagtggcgaagagggacctggcaaccctgttcatctCCCATGCGACACCCCGCAGGGTCGTTGTGAAGattcggaaggctttaagatccTTCCCTAATTCTGCGCAACAGCCCTCCGAGATTTGCCGTTGGACAGAGGGAGAGGCGAAGCACTGAAAACTCTGGGTAGCCCTGAGGACTGTGTGGTGTCGCGGctggagtgtcaggctaggatctgggagacctgggttcgaatccccactctgccacgggagctagcgggggggccttgggccagccacacactttcaacctaacctacctcacagggttgtggtgaggataaaatggaagaggggagaacgtCGTGAGCCACTTCGGGTCCCTGCTGCAGAGataagagttgccagctccagcctgggagatacctggagattttggggggtggagccggtggagggcggggtttggggaggggaggggcttcaatggggcccttttctccaggtgaactgttctctgttgcctggaaatcagttgtaatagcaggccacAGCAGTGCATCTTTGGTCAACGTTAACTGCATTCAAATCCATCCGAGCGCAGACTCGGGCTTTTAATTTCCCAGATCCAGGGTTGGTTTTTCCCGCTCATCTAAATGGATTCGGGCCTTTGGTTGGCATCGATTTCCAGCTCCAAGAATACAGCCGCCAATCCCACCTGCTGTTTGCTTCGGCACGGCCGGCGCCCAGAACAGGGTCccttttccagggtataaacagCGCTCGCTGGTTAATATTCATTGAAACAAGACGGGGAACGGATTCCCAAAAGTTGCCCGGTTCACGAACCGCCGTGCGCCAGGCATCCCATGCTTACCACCCAATTTTGCTTCCACGGACTCTTTGAATTAAGGCACTGGCTGAATTTCGGTAATGGGACTAACCCTAtttcttctctgccttttaagagTACGCGCGAGTCgcgtttatttttattattattcgtTTTAAACGGATATTTTCTGCCTTTCCGCTTTACGGAATTCAGGGCGGCTTCCCACGTAACTAGAACATAAAAAGCATTTGTTTTAAAGCGCGTAAAAGGCCGTGAATTAAAATCGCAATTTAAAAATGTAGCGCTGGCAGGATATATACTTTatttacggtgcaatcctaaggagaggtaCCCATTCCTATGGGCTTAGGctgcagtaactctccttaggattgcaccgtaaataaaatatacatcctaccAGCGCTACATTTTTAAATTGCGATTTTAATTCACGGCCTTTCACGCGCTTTAAATCAAATGGTTTTTATGTTCTAGTTACGCGGGCAGCCGCCCTGAATTCCGTAAAGCGGAAAGGCAGAAAATAACCGtttaaaatgaataataaaaaaaatgagtgcaacgtggggaggggccgtggctcagtggcagagcctctgcttggcatgcggaaggtcccaggttcaatcccgggcatctccagttaaagggactaggcaagaaggtgatgtggaagacccctgcctgagaccctggagagcggctgccagtctgattgGATAGtatagggctgtggctcagtggtagagcatctgcttggcatgcaggtcccaggttcaatccctggcatctccagttaaagggaccaggcaagaaggtgatgggaaagacccctgcctgagaccctggagagcggctgccagtctgagtggatagtataaggctgtggctcagtggtagagcctctgcttggcatgcagaaggtcccaggttcaatccctggcatctccagttaaagggactaggcaagtaggtgatgtggaagacccctgcctgagaccctggagagcggctgccagtctgagtggatagtataaggctgtggctcagtggcagagcatctgcttggcatgcagaaggtcccaggttcaatccctggcatctccagttaaagggactaggcaagtaggtgatgtggaagacccctgcctgagaccctggagagcggctgccagtctgagtggatagtataaggctgtggctcagtggcagagcatctgcttggcatgcagaaggtcccaggttcaatccctggcatctccagttaaagggactaggcaagtaggtgatgtggaagacccctgcctgagaccctggagagcggctgccagtctgagtggatagtataaggctgtggctcagtggtagagcctctgcttggcatgcagaaggccccaggttcaatccctggcatctccagttaaagggactaggcaagaaggtgatgggaaagacccctgcctgagaccctagagagctgctgccagtctgagtggatagtatagggctgtggctcagtggtaagagcatctgcttggcatgcagaaggtcccaggctcaatccccaggatctccagttaaagggactaggcggaagacccctgcctgagaccctggagagcggctgccggcctgagtagacaatgctgactttgatggaccgagggtctgattcagtagaaggcagcttcacgcgttCGATGCAACCCTAAGGAAAGTTATTGCAGTCTGAGCCCATTAAAACAAATGGGTAacgctctttaggattgcacccttCGGCTTTCCAATCCACtggttccttctccccccccccccccattgcaacacCCCTTGCCACCGCCCTCTAAGAGCTGGCAGCCTTACTCGCGAGTAAGCCCCAGTCCCCAGGGGAACCCGCACACACGAGCAGGCGGCCCTggttttgctgggggggggggctggttttgCAAAGCCCCGCCTATCCCCCCCCAAACCCGCCCCGTGCTGACGTGCAAAGCCCGGCGCCGACCCGTCTCTTGCGTGCAACCCCGCGGCGGAAGGGAAGCGCcatattgcattttattttttaaaggagcaaaaaaattaaatgcaattAAAAGAGAAGGCAAAGCAAGCGGGGAACGGGCAGGGGGTGTCGAGCGAGCAGGGGGGCGTTTTTTGCAAAGGCAGTTGCATGAAAAGGGCCAGGGGGAGAGCCAGGAAGGGGGGAGCGAGCTGGGATTTGCAATGCAATTAAAGTAAAGGGCGAAGAAAGCACAAGACCAAACTCAAGGGTCGGgcgagctgggttttttttttaatgcaattaaAATAAGAGGcgaagaaagcaaaaaaaaaaaaaaggctcgagtcaagctgttttttttttgaaTTGCAAAAGTTGCAATTGAGATAAAAGGcggagaaagcaaaaaaaaggcCGAGCCAGCGCAATTGCAATTGCAGAGGCGGAGAAAGCAAAGAAAAAACAGCTTGAGCAaagctgggtgtttttttttttaaattgcaattaATTGCAAAAATTGCAATTAATTGCAAAATTTGCAATTAATTGCaaaaattgcaattaaaataagaggcggtgaaagcaaaaaaaaggggtcgAGGAAGCaaaattgcaattaaaataagCCAAAAATTGCAATTGACCCAGGCGGCCGAAGAGGCGGAGGCTCAGGCTCATGGCCGCGCCGGGGTCCGCGGCCGCCCTGGGGGGGTCCCGGGccgaggagccgccgccgccgcccccctccgcgcccccggcccccccggccgccgAGCAAGGGGGCCCGCCCCaccagcagccgccgccgcagcAGCCCTCGCCGGCCGAGCagaagcccccgccgccccccgccgccccccaggCGCAGCAGCCGCCCCCCCAGCAgccgcccgccgcccccgccccgcgcCCGGACCAGCAGGACGCCTCCTTCCTGCCCCTCGTGCACGACATCATCAAATGGTGAGATGGAGCCTCCCCGGGCGGGAGCAGTCTACCGCTGGAAGCGCCgccgcggggggggaggggaaggggggcggcTCTAGTTCAAGGAACCCCCCCCTCCCAAGGGCAAGGGATCGCCTGCCCTGGACGTCCCTTGAaggatgaggaggggagggttggcCTGTGTCCCTCAAAGAGCCTCACGGAGCAGGAGGAGTCTACCGCTGGACACCCTCCAAAGAAAAGCAAGGAGGTCTCTCTGTGTCCCGAGTGAAAGGGAGCTGTCCAGAGCAGGACCAGTTGACCGCTGGAAAGGCGAGGAGGATTCTGGCCCTAGGCGAACCTCCGAGGGTGGGAGTAGTCTACCACTGGACACCCTCCAAAGAAAAGCAAGGAGGTCTCTCTCTGACCCCAGTGAAAGGAAGCTGTCCAGAGCAGGACCAGTTGACCGCTGGAAAGGCGAGGAGGATTCTGGCCCTAGGTGAGGAACCTCCAAGGGTGGGAGTAGTCTACCACCAGGCTCCCTCCAAAGAAAAGCAAGGAGGTCTCTCACTGTCCCTAGTGAAAGGAAGCTGTCCAGAGCAGAACCAGTTGACCGCTGGAAAGGCGAGGAGGATTCTGGCCCTAGGCGAGGAACCTCCAAGGGTGGGAGTAGTCTACCACCAGGCTCCCTCCAAAGAAAAGCAAGGAGGTCTCTCACTGTCCCTAGTGAAAGGAAGCTGTCCAGAGCAGAACCAGTTGACCGCTGGAAAGGCGAGGAGGATTCTGGCCCTAGGCGAGGAACCTCCAAGGGTGGGAGTAGTCTACCACCAGGCTCCCTCCAAAGAAAAGCAAGGAGGTCTCTCACTGTCCCTAGTGAAAGGAAGCTGTCCAGAGCAAAACCAGTTGACCGCTGGAAAGGCAAGGAGGATTCTGCCCCTCGATGAGGAACCTCCAAGGGTGGGAGTAGCCTACCACCGGACACCCTCCAAAGAAAAG
This window contains:
- the MED9 gene encoding mediator of RNA polymerase II transcription subunit 9 — encoded protein: MAAPGSAAALGGSRAEEPPPPPPSAPPAPPAAEQGGPPHQQPPPQQPSPAEQKPPPPPAAPQAQQPPPQQPPAAPAPRPDQQDASFLPLVHDIIKCMDKDSQDVHQVLSDLRTKFVEMRKLIKGMQGIGVSPECQQEQLRSLREQVRTKSELLQKYKSLCMFEIPKE